In the Solibacillus sp. FSL K6-1523 genome, one interval contains:
- a CDS encoding S41 family peptidase: MLKRQLSALLFFILFLTIPFTTLASPLDEAKQTVKDLYVGDIHGNVDKATSIEALIGMLDPYSAYFTEEEFEEYINAVDLTSVGIGVVIEKVNAGILITQLIDGGSAKKSGLVVGDIITTVDGTSTVSMTIEQASSLIKGKENTNVAVTILREDGTIMKMTLVRNAFSLPNVTTELLYGKVGYISLSSFSNDTASLISKAITSLKKQGAQSFILDLQNNGGGYVTAAEQLIGMFPNTKNAYKLQESTGISNVRALQQAVKFPANTKVLINKLSASSSEMTAAALLDQKAATLYGQKTYGKGSMQAFYELSDGGILKLTIGHFLGPANTIINNVGVKPNVVTTGNPLFRAHYDAITSNLTNYKEHTGQKSVSATKPFTVNFTKPVADKINTSSVELVELGGQVIQATITMQQNKLLVTPVQPLDDEKDYALIVHPKVKNNKGKTLQQGIYLPIQVTK, from the coding sequence ATGTTAAAAAGACAACTTTCTGCATTATTATTTTTCATTTTATTTTTAACGATTCCTTTCACGACCCTAGCAAGCCCATTAGACGAAGCAAAGCAAACGGTTAAGGATCTATATGTTGGGGATATTCACGGCAATGTCGACAAGGCTACTTCTATTGAAGCACTGATTGGCATGCTTGATCCCTATTCAGCCTATTTCACAGAAGAAGAATTTGAAGAATACATTAACGCCGTTGATTTAACATCGGTAGGAATTGGTGTAGTCATCGAAAAAGTTAATGCAGGCATTTTGATTACGCAATTAATTGATGGTGGGAGCGCAAAAAAATCTGGGCTTGTTGTCGGGGATATTATTACTACGGTAGATGGAACTTCTACTGTTTCAATGACAATTGAGCAAGCGAGCTCTCTTATTAAAGGGAAAGAAAATACAAATGTGGCGGTAACAATTTTACGTGAAGACGGGACAATTATGAAAATGACACTCGTTCGTAATGCATTCTCGTTACCGAATGTTACAACAGAACTGCTTTATGGGAAGGTTGGCTATATTTCTTTAAGTTCTTTCTCAAACGATACGGCTTCCTTAATTTCAAAAGCAATTACTTCATTAAAAAAGCAAGGTGCACAGTCGTTTATTTTAGATTTACAAAATAACGGTGGTGGCTATGTTACAGCAGCCGAACAATTAATCGGGATGTTCCCTAATACGAAAAATGCTTATAAATTGCAAGAATCTACAGGTATTTCTAATGTACGCGCACTTCAACAAGCGGTGAAATTCCCTGCGAATACGAAAGTGCTAATCAACAAATTAAGTGCAAGTTCTTCTGAAATGACCGCCGCTGCGTTACTAGACCAAAAAGCAGCAACTTTATACGGTCAAAAAACATACGGCAAAGGCTCGATGCAAGCGTTTTATGAACTATCTGATGGTGGTATTTTAAAACTAACAATTGGTCATTTCCTCGGTCCAGCCAACACGATTATTAATAATGTTGGGGTAAAGCCAAATGTCGTAACAACAGGAAATCCATTATTCCGAGCACATTATGATGCAATAACTTCAAATCTCACTAATTACAAAGAACATACTGGTCAAAAAAGTGTGTCTGCTACAAAGCCTTTTACTGTGAATTTCACCAAGCCAGTCGCTGACAAAATTAATACTTCTTCAGTAGAATTAGTCGAGCTAGGTGGTCAGGTCATTCAAGCAACGATTACAATGCAGCAAAATAAGCTACTTGTCACACCGGTTCAGCCTTTAGATGACGAGAAAGATTATGCGTTAATAGTTCATCCAAAGGTTAAAAATAACAAAGGTAAAACATTACAACAAGGCATTTATTTGCCTATTCAAGTAACGAAATAA
- a CDS encoding N-acetylmuramoyl-L-alanine amidase, giving the protein MSIKKISFLLVILIFSMFNVQNAQASITFTDLSSSHPAYGEIQYLIELGVLEGSIENGKRVFKPSDSVTRGQAAKMVVVATGEKPLVVKKSSFSDIDLKKSAALSGYVERAVELGYFSEYSPGKFAPKTPLTRNEMSKVLATAFQLNIEQTEKLPLPFNDVAASDTYYKYIAAIYYNGITNGTANATKYSAKDAVTRAQFSSFVARASSEKYRLDLPIQEWKVPNESDAISKVFVSVDNLNVRSSASSVNATNILGKVNTGKELSVFEEQGYWLKVAYNGQFAFVAKEYTKTEQELVEEEPKKPTEIKPEKPVEEIPKEPSEVQPDTPEVPTEEMPEQPTEQPIEIPTTDTETIAIATVNGLNIRESDAASATSLGKIDRGTSVNVLSFAGHWVEIDYQGTVGYVDKRFVRLKNTMANPVKDRVIIIDPGHGGKDPGTMSGQAVEKSIVFKVSQLVKQKLEADGANVKMTRTGDTYPTLDERHKFATNQYGEMFVSIHANSATNASAKGTETYYSVTSNENEKEDVVLATNINNEIVKNVGTSNRGVKRADFVVIKNLKIPAVLLELGFVSNAEDRAKLLSDQYIESFAQSIYNGIVEYYGRN; this is encoded by the coding sequence GTGTCTATTAAAAAAATCAGTTTTCTATTAGTCATTCTCATATTTTCAATGTTTAATGTTCAAAATGCACAAGCGTCTATTACTTTCACGGATCTATCCTCATCGCATCCGGCCTATGGTGAAATTCAATATTTGATTGAATTAGGCGTTTTAGAAGGCTCCATCGAAAATGGTAAACGTGTCTTCAAGCCATCAGATTCAGTAACGCGCGGACAAGCTGCGAAGATGGTCGTTGTGGCGACGGGTGAAAAGCCATTAGTCGTAAAAAAATCATCCTTTTCGGATATTGATTTAAAGAAAAGTGCTGCATTATCAGGCTATGTCGAGCGGGCAGTTGAGCTAGGCTATTTTAGCGAATACTCACCTGGAAAATTCGCACCGAAAACACCACTTACTCGCAATGAAATGAGCAAAGTATTGGCAACTGCTTTTCAATTAAATATCGAACAAACGGAAAAATTACCGCTACCATTTAATGATGTCGCAGCAAGTGATACGTATTATAAATATATTGCAGCGATTTACTATAATGGAATAACGAATGGGACAGCCAATGCAACGAAATATAGTGCAAAGGATGCTGTAACACGTGCACAATTTTCATCATTCGTTGCACGCGCTTCATCAGAAAAGTACCGATTAGACCTCCCTATTCAAGAGTGGAAAGTTCCGAATGAATCAGATGCAATCAGCAAAGTTTTTGTATCAGTTGATAATTTAAATGTTCGATCAAGTGCATCAAGTGTCAATGCAACGAACATATTAGGCAAGGTGAATACAGGTAAGGAACTTTCGGTATTTGAAGAGCAAGGGTACTGGTTGAAAGTTGCTTACAACGGTCAATTCGCATTTGTAGCGAAAGAATATACAAAAACAGAGCAAGAATTGGTTGAAGAAGAACCGAAAAAGCCGACTGAAATAAAGCCAGAAAAACCAGTTGAAGAAATACCGAAAGAACCATCTGAAGTACAACCAGATACACCAGAAGTACCGACTGAAGAAATGCCAGAACAACCAACAGAACAACCAATCGAAATTCCGACAACGGATACAGAAACAATCGCCATTGCAACGGTAAATGGCTTAAATATCCGTGAAAGTGATGCAGCAAGCGCGACTTCACTCGGGAAAATTGATCGAGGAACGAGTGTTAATGTATTATCATTTGCAGGTCATTGGGTAGAAATCGATTATCAAGGTACGGTTGGTTATGTGGATAAACGATTTGTACGGTTAAAAAATACGATGGCAAACCCAGTAAAGGACCGCGTTATTATTATTGACCCAGGACATGGTGGGAAAGACCCTGGAACAATGAGTGGGCAAGCTGTTGAAAAGTCAATCGTATTTAAAGTAAGCCAATTAGTGAAGCAAAAATTAGAAGCGGATGGCGCGAATGTAAAGATGACGCGTACTGGGGATACATACCCGACACTTGATGAACGACATAAATTTGCAACGAATCAATATGGGGAAATGTTTGTAAGTATTCATGCGAATTCCGCAACAAACGCTTCTGCCAAAGGAACGGAGACGTATTATAGCGTTACATCAAATGAAAATGAAAAAGAAGATGTCGTGTTAGCAACGAATATTAATAACGAAATCGTTAAAAATGTTGGTACGTCTAATCGTGGTGTGAAACGTGCGGACTTTGTTGTTATTAAAAATCTAAAAATACCAGCTGTCCTTTTGGAGCTTGGATTTGTAAGTAATGCAGAAGATCGTGCAAAGCTACTAAGTGATCAGTACATCGAATCATTCGCACAATCTATTTATAATGGAATTGTTGAATATTACGGAAGAAACTAA
- a CDS encoding C40 family peptidase, translating to MKKRILLPIFAAFMIFAGTDTNTAQAASTSELTKVAHQYIGVPYVYGGTTAKGLDCSGYTRIVFNKLGHDLNRTASEQYKQGTAVSKANLKSGDLVFFNTTGGVSHVGIYLGNNKFIHAGTSTGVTVAKLNSAYWAKRYVGAKRVASFDNGKVVASVGEVKDAAIDFSIYASRGEVAIQLAEALGLDTSDTNTPFADVKSTSKYAGAVTALHKMNVFTGDESGKFNPASPFTRAQLAKVLVAAFNLEQNGNFVTFTDVSKSHYASNDISILASNGITLGKGDGTFGINDHVKLTDLATFISRVQ from the coding sequence GTGAAAAAAAGAATTTTATTACCGATCTTTGCAGCATTTATGATTTTTGCAGGGACGGATACAAATACAGCACAAGCAGCATCAACTTCAGAATTAACAAAAGTAGCACATCAATATATTGGGGTACCTTATGTATACGGAGGGACTACAGCAAAAGGTTTAGACTGTTCAGGGTATACACGTATCGTTTTTAACAAACTAGGACATGACTTAAACCGTACAGCTTCTGAGCAGTATAAACAAGGAACAGCCGTTTCAAAAGCTAATTTAAAATCGGGGGACTTAGTGTTCTTTAATACAACGGGTGGTGTTTCGCACGTAGGAATTTATTTAGGCAATAATAAATTTATTCATGCTGGAACAAGCACAGGTGTAACGGTCGCGAAATTAAATTCAGCTTATTGGGCAAAACGCTATGTCGGTGCAAAACGTGTCGCGAGTTTTGACAATGGGAAAGTGGTTGCATCAGTAGGGGAAGTAAAAGATGCAGCGATTGATTTTTCAATATATGCATCTCGTGGTGAAGTCGCAATTCAGTTAGCAGAAGCGTTAGGGTTAGATACTTCGGACACAAACACGCCATTTGCAGATGTTAAATCGACTTCAAAATATGCGGGTGCAGTAACGGCATTACATAAAATGAACGTATTTACAGGCGATGAAAGTGGAAAATTCAATCCAGCTTCACCATTCACACGTGCTCAATTAGCAAAGGTTTTAGTTGCAGCATTTAATTTGGAGCAAAATGGGAACTTTGTAACATTTACGGATGTTTCTAAATCTCACTATGCTTCAAATGATATTTCTATTTTAGCATCAAACGGCATCACATTAGGTAAAGGTGATGGCACATTCGGTATTAACGATCATGTAAAGCTAACGGACTTAGCAACATTCATTAGTCGCGTTCAATAA
- a CDS encoding CAP and S-layer homology domain-containing protein, with protein MIKKVAIITVLTAMLGQSVSIELTHAESLKVPATHDYQDLSKSHWAAQDFMQLLEIGALDAPTNGHIKPNEMVTRAEAIAMIARATGISLESNFQLKAKDVHPAHPFYKEIRKMVELGVIQNDAKINPGEPVQRDQIAKILSLAFQIEIDQKNNASFIDMPNNHWAKDYVESLADTGIIKGTTKKEFSPRTNVTRAQLATLTVRGIQFKKQLSNNNLIYDYLAKDYISTTTTHKSWSNQVVALINEIRVSKGLNALVQDSALSQLAIIKAQDMIKRGYFDHTSPFYGDPWDMAMLFDYDYVSFAENLARNFSTPKQTVDAWLASPTHRENLLNAHYTTTGIGVKQKNDGNLYIVNLFAKK; from the coding sequence ATGATAAAAAAAGTAGCAATTATAACTGTATTAACAGCAATGCTTGGACAATCCGTATCAATCGAGCTAACACATGCCGAAAGTCTAAAAGTTCCAGCAACGCATGATTATCAAGATTTAAGCAAGTCGCACTGGGCCGCGCAAGATTTCATGCAACTCCTTGAAATAGGTGCATTAGATGCGCCTACGAATGGACATATCAAACCAAATGAGATGGTTACTCGTGCAGAGGCGATTGCGATGATTGCCCGCGCGACAGGTATTTCATTGGAATCAAATTTTCAATTAAAAGCAAAAGATGTCCATCCGGCGCATCCGTTTTATAAAGAAATACGAAAAATGGTGGAATTAGGTGTTATACAAAACGATGCTAAAATCAACCCGGGGGAGCCGGTACAGCGAGATCAAATTGCTAAAATATTGTCCCTAGCCTTTCAAATAGAAATTGATCAGAAAAATAATGCTTCTTTTATAGATATGCCGAACAATCATTGGGCGAAGGATTATGTAGAGTCGCTTGCAGACACGGGGATTATTAAGGGGACTACGAAAAAGGAATTTAGCCCTCGAACGAATGTAACACGTGCTCAGCTTGCAACGCTTACGGTGCGCGGCATTCAGTTTAAAAAGCAGCTTAGTAACAATAATCTTATCTATGATTATTTGGCGAAGGACTATATTTCGACAACGACTACCCATAAAAGTTGGTCAAATCAAGTGGTGGCACTAATAAATGAAATTCGAGTAAGCAAAGGGTTAAATGCTCTTGTGCAAGACTCTGCGCTCAGTCAGCTTGCCATTATTAAAGCGCAAGACATGATAAAGCGTGGCTATTTTGACCATACATCGCCTTTTTACGGAGATCCGTGGGATATGGCTATGCTATTTGATTATGATTATGTGAGTTTTGCTGAAAATTTAGCTAGAAACTTTAGCACGCCTAAGCAAACGGTTGATGCTTGGCTCGCATCACCGACACATCGTGAAAATTTATTAAATGCGCACTATACGACAACAGGTATTGGTGTGAAGCAGAAAAATGACGGAAACTTGTATATTGTTAATTTATTTGCGAAAAAATAG
- the brnQ gene encoding branched-chain amino acid transport system II carrier protein: MKSNTNFIRDNIAVGFMLFALFLGAGNIIFPPLLGQMAGENIFVSMVGFLITGVGLPLLGIISVAKNGGDLEVLAGRVNPYFGIVFTSIVYLSIGPFFAIPRTGAVSYSIGVAPFLSESAQGSWIPLFLTTLVFFGISFYLASNPTKIVDRVGKFLTPALLFVIILLAAKAFLTPLGEIGESQGAYINNAFGESFIQGYLTMDVLASLVFGIVIVQALASRGITQKAQQIKITIFAGIVAALGLAFVYVSLGYLGVTSVDSIGFHDDGGAIISLAANALYGDFGNIILSATIILACLTTSVGLFSANATFFHKIFPKISYKAYLVVFAVFSFAVSNFGLANLINISLPVLVAIYPIAIVLMIFALFGNLFNHAPSVYGVALIFTGVVALYDGIKQTGVTILAYENFLSIFPFYEQGIAWVVPALVGGVIGYIIHIAKR, from the coding sequence ATGAAGAGCAATACAAATTTTATCCGTGACAATATTGCGGTCGGATTTATGTTATTCGCTTTATTTTTAGGCGCGGGTAATATCATATTCCCACCACTATTAGGTCAAATGGCCGGAGAAAATATTTTTGTATCAATGGTTGGGTTTTTAATTACAGGGGTTGGATTACCTCTTTTAGGAATTATCTCCGTAGCAAAAAACGGTGGTGATTTGGAAGTTTTAGCTGGCCGTGTGAATCCATATTTCGGTATCGTATTCACTTCAATTGTTTATTTATCAATTGGTCCGTTCTTTGCAATCCCTCGGACAGGCGCCGTTTCTTATTCAATCGGAGTTGCGCCATTTCTATCGGAATCAGCACAAGGCAGTTGGATTCCATTATTCCTTACAACATTAGTTTTCTTCGGAATATCATTTTATTTAGCTTCTAATCCAACGAAGATTGTTGACCGTGTCGGGAAGTTTTTAACACCTGCCCTACTGTTTGTCATTATTTTACTTGCTGCGAAAGCCTTCTTAACACCACTAGGCGAAATTGGCGAGTCACAGGGCGCATACATTAACAACGCATTTGGCGAGTCCTTCATACAAGGGTACTTAACAATGGACGTGCTCGCATCACTCGTATTCGGGATTGTTATTGTACAAGCCCTTGCATCACGTGGGATTACGCAAAAGGCACAGCAAATTAAAATTACTATTTTTGCTGGTATCGTTGCTGCATTAGGCTTAGCATTCGTTTATGTTTCACTCGGTTACTTAGGTGTAACAAGTGTCGATTCCATTGGCTTCCACGATGATGGTGGTGCGATTATTTCATTAGCAGCCAATGCTCTCTATGGCGATTTCGGTAACATTATTTTATCTGCTACGATTATTTTAGCTTGCTTAACGACTTCTGTAGGTTTATTTTCAGCGAACGCTACATTTTTCCATAAGATTTTCCCGAAAATTTCTTATAAAGCGTACTTAGTTGTTTTTGCGGTATTTAGTTTTGCTGTATCCAATTTCGGATTAGCAAATTTAATCAATATTTCGTTACCAGTTTTAGTAGCGATTTATCCGATTGCAATAGTATTAATGATCTTTGCCTTGTTTGGTAACCTATTCAATCATGCACCGAGCGTTTATGGCGTCGCACTGATTTTCACAGGTGTTGTTGCGTTATACGATGGAATCAAACAAACAGGTGTAACAATTCTCGCCTACGAAAACTTCCTATCCATCTTCCCATTTTATGAACAAGGGATTGCTTGGGTAGTTCCTGCATTAGTCGGCGGTGTAATTGGCTACATTATCCACATCGCAAAACGCTAG
- a CDS encoding S-layer homology domain-containing protein — protein MFKKIVGLAIAATLFLSIATQSKSYANDIQGHLMVHELTYWANLDVIRPDPKGNYNPNRAVTRGEFASYITRALNLPVSTMHVFKDLKPGEDRTLEIQAAAGANILSGYPDGTFRPNEKITRQHMAALLQRALNYSGVPLSGAPLTFKDNNKIGDQFKPAVATSVYYNIIRGSQTSKGIVFDPQGSSTIAHASAFLYRMNTTIEQYGAGADEGNDDENETEVPPTSPTPPPTNPSSYYIGKLSNGEITKNPTVYFNYEQAEAALKGASAQLIFKGDKIVHMPSGIASAADTAANTVTIYADKEFKKSLTYAVEGSELKYHSSNGSYAIVQLADTKGYAKMDEVTLTPTGLIKGQNYYFIAGGFLTHKTYNHIKQTYYGEYVVGEAPAFMKPNVHYYSQDGVNFYSDVLLTNKVGTHYPYFQFTTLRQHSNYTAEELDTMIMTMLEERQTTTGQARYANATVESRLIGMGALLKQVEASHNVNALFILSAAMHESDYGISVNSMEKNNIFGIKVYDSDTTLGTAYPSRDESVMAFLNQYVNLNYAPQSGKFAKGVAPGNKTAGMNVHYASDPFWGSKIAGHMYRMDKRFGQKDFNQVKRAFVTNNGDLVNARAEASATSTKLFTFQPKNIGETAVFGYPVAIVEEMTGDDGYAWYKLLSDEVPPSQYVWVRSDLVKVIPNN, from the coding sequence GTGTTTAAAAAAATAGTTGGACTCGCTATCGCCGCAACGCTATTCTTGTCCATTGCAACACAATCGAAATCGTACGCAAATGATATACAAGGCCATTTAATGGTCCACGAACTTACATATTGGGCAAATTTAGACGTTATTCGCCCAGATCCCAAGGGGAATTACAATCCAAACCGCGCCGTTACTCGTGGGGAATTCGCATCCTACATTACACGCGCACTGAATTTACCAGTATCAACTATGCATGTATTTAAAGATTTAAAGCCTGGTGAGGATCGCACACTTGAAATTCAAGCGGCTGCTGGAGCAAATATTTTAAGCGGTTATCCTGATGGCACTTTCCGTCCAAATGAAAAGATTACCCGTCAACATATGGCAGCACTTTTACAAAGAGCTTTAAATTACTCGGGAGTTCCGTTATCTGGGGCACCACTTACGTTTAAAGACAATAATAAAATAGGCGATCAATTCAAGCCTGCTGTAGCGACGAGTGTATATTACAATATTATTCGCGGCTCACAAACGTCTAAAGGTATTGTTTTCGATCCACAAGGGTCTTCAACAATCGCTCATGCATCTGCATTTTTATACCGTATGAACACAACGATTGAGCAGTACGGTGCAGGGGCAGATGAAGGAAACGACGATGAAAATGAAACAGAAGTACCGCCTACTTCACCAACTCCACCACCAACGAATCCAAGTAGTTATTATATTGGAAAATTATCAAATGGAGAAATTACAAAAAATCCGACTGTTTACTTCAATTATGAACAAGCAGAAGCGGCACTTAAAGGCGCTTCAGCACAACTGATTTTTAAAGGCGATAAAATCGTCCATATGCCAAGTGGTATTGCATCTGCGGCAGATACAGCGGCCAATACTGTCACGATTTATGCAGATAAAGAATTTAAAAAATCGTTAACATATGCAGTAGAAGGTTCGGAGCTAAAATACCATAGCAGCAATGGCAGCTACGCAATCGTTCAGCTCGCTGATACGAAAGGCTATGCAAAAATGGATGAAGTGACATTAACACCTACAGGCTTAATTAAAGGACAAAATTATTATTTCATAGCAGGTGGCTTTTTAACACATAAAACGTATAACCATATAAAGCAAACGTATTATGGGGAATATGTTGTTGGCGAAGCACCAGCCTTTATGAAACCTAACGTACATTATTATAGTCAGGACGGGGTTAACTTTTATAGCGATGTGTTGTTAACGAACAAGGTCGGCACGCATTACCCGTATTTCCAATTTACTACGCTGCGCCAACATTCGAACTATACAGCGGAAGAATTAGATACGATGATTATGACAATGCTTGAAGAACGCCAAACAACAACTGGACAAGCTCGCTATGCCAATGCAACAGTTGAATCTCGTTTAATCGGGATGGGTGCATTATTAAAGCAAGTAGAAGCTTCACATAACGTCAATGCGCTCTTCATTTTATCGGCAGCAATGCATGAGAGTGATTATGGAATTAGTGTTAACTCTATGGAGAAAAACAATATTTTCGGCATTAAAGTGTATGACTCGGATACGACATTAGGCACTGCTTACCCAAGCCGTGATGAAAGTGTTATGGCGTTTTTAAATCAATATGTTAATTTAAACTATGCACCACAATCAGGTAAGTTCGCGAAAGGCGTCGCTCCTGGTAACAAAACAGCGGGAATGAACGTCCATTACGCATCAGATCCGTTCTGGGGTAGTAAAATTGCCGGACATATGTACCGCATGGACAAGCGTTTCGGTCAAAAAGATTTCAACCAAGTTAAACGTGCATTCGTTACAAATAACGGCGATTTAGTCAATGCGCGTGCAGAAGCATCAGCAACTTCTACAAAACTATTTACGTTCCAACCTAAAAATATTGGCGAGACAGCCGTATTTGGCTATCCTGTTGCGATTGTAGAAGAAATGACAGGCGATGATGGCTATGCATGGTACAAGCTTTTATCGGATGAAGTCCCACCATCACAATATGTTTGGGTTCGCTCAGATTTAGTGAAAGTAATTCCGAATAACTAA
- a CDS encoding TetR/AcrR family transcriptional regulator → MARGRKVNSNGERSKQLLLEKAVDLFSTYGYHQTKISDIVKAADLTQPTFYLYFQSKESLFNDLNEKFQNGLNQIFSNNTVHTITNNATNHKIQEHLKQIFDYFIENPSLTKIGFYDTEQSVALKERLVMNLVNVIETNFQDYDVAQHVDSHVLAESLVGSMERLTLTNLLTNKSNPQQLAEEISHIYFSDARKLVR, encoded by the coding sequence GTGGCTAGAGGACGCAAAGTAAACTCAAATGGAGAAAGAAGCAAACAGTTATTGTTGGAGAAGGCAGTTGATCTATTTTCTACATACGGATATCACCAAACAAAAATTAGTGATATTGTGAAGGCGGCGGATTTAACGCAGCCGACGTTTTATTTGTACTTTCAAAGTAAAGAGTCGTTATTTAATGATTTAAACGAAAAATTCCAAAATGGTCTGAACCAAATTTTTTCAAATAATACTGTACATACGATAACAAATAACGCTACAAATCATAAAATTCAAGAACATTTAAAGCAAATTTTTGATTATTTCATTGAGAACCCAAGTTTAACAAAAATAGGGTTTTATGACACGGAGCAATCAGTGGCGCTGAAGGAACGACTTGTAATGAACTTGGTGAATGTTATTGAAACAAATTTCCAAGATTATGATGTTGCACAGCATGTTGATTCGCATGTATTAGCAGAGAGTTTGGTCGGGTCAATGGAACGTTTAACATTAACCAATTTATTGACAAATAAATCAAATCCACAGCAACTTGCGGAAGAGATTTCTCATATTTATTTTTCAGATGCACGTAAATTAGTAAGATAA